In one window of Senegalia massiliensis DNA:
- a CDS encoding GNAT family N-acetyltransferase, which yields MSVYSNRLKIEELKLDDVYQMNNWGRHGSLLFKDYNFPNMNDKQIFDWYKFKVKNKNKKSYSIKLTSGKLIGYLTIREIKRFRKISTLGLVLDPNYMNNGYGTESLIIFLNYYFQNLKMKKMILQVAKFNKRAIRCYEKCGFRLLTEYYDCMDIQDIDLYRELPKEQVTDNFKVRNGIKYMGFYKMEIAYKEYKKRTKDISQNVYNFVDMWKRFKASPQYIDNNNLKNT from the coding sequence ATGAGTGTATACTCTAATAGGTTAAAAATCGAAGAACTAAAATTAGATGATGTATATCAAATGAATAATTGGGGTAGGCACGGTAGTCTACTTTTTAAAGATTATAATTTTCCTAATATGAATGATAAGCAAATATTTGATTGGTATAAATTTAAAGTTAAAAACAAAAATAAAAAAAGTTATTCTATAAAACTTACAAGTGGAAAGTTAATAGGATATTTAACAATTAGAGAAATTAAACGATTTAGAAAAATTTCTACTCTCGGATTAGTTTTAGATCCTAATTATATGAACAATGGATACGGTACTGAATCATTGATAATATTTTTGAATTATTATTTTCAAAATTTAAAAATGAAAAAAATGATTTTGCAAGTAGCTAAATTTAATAAAAGAGCAATAAGATGTTATGAAAAATGTGGATTTAGGTTATTAACAGAATATTATGATTGTATGGATATTCAAGATATAGATTTATATAGAGAATTGCCTAAAGAACAAGTAACTGACAATTTTAAAGTAAGAAATGGCATTAAGTATATGGGTTTCTATAAAATGGAGATAGCGTATAAAGAATATAAAAAACGAACAAAAGATATTTCTCAAAATGTGTATAACTTTGTGGATATGTGGAAAAGATTTAAAGCTAGTCCACAATATATTGATAATAATAATTTAAAAAACACATAA
- a CDS encoding FprA family A-type flavoprotein, which produces MKLDNTKILDLNKDVKWIGILDPTLITFDVVMETKYGTTYNSYFIDADKKAIVETSKETYKTDYIEKVKRVVNPEEIEYIIMNHTEPDHSSNLKDLLKIAPNATVVASKSAINFLKHMINFEFNYMEVKDGDTLDLGNKTLRFISAPFLHWPDTMYTYLEEDKILFTCDSFGCHYCDEKMFDDEVGNFDDAFKYYFDVILKPFSSFMLKAIDKIEDLDIDILAPGHGPILRSNWKKYVNWSKELSEPIEKEEKKIFIPYVSAYGNTKKMAEKIKEGIESVENITVNLEDIEHMDQFELEEKIEHSNAIIIGSPTINQNTLLPIYKLFAVMNPITNRGKLAAVFGSYGWGGEAIRIIEDNIKNHKLKLAMDSLKTTFVPYEETYDKCFEFGKEFAEKVLGKVKSSN; this is translated from the coding sequence ATGAAGTTGGATAATACAAAAATATTAGATCTTAATAAAGATGTAAAATGGATTGGAATATTGGACCCTACTCTTATAACTTTTGATGTAGTTATGGAAACAAAGTATGGTACAACTTATAATTCATATTTTATAGATGCTGATAAAAAGGCGATAGTTGAAACATCAAAGGAGACTTATAAAACTGATTATATAGAAAAAGTAAAGCGAGTAGTAAACCCTGAAGAGATTGAATATATAATAATGAATCATACAGAACCTGATCATTCTAGTAATCTCAAAGATTTGCTTAAAATAGCTCCAAATGCTACGGTAGTTGCAAGTAAGTCAGCAATAAACTTCTTAAAGCATATGATAAACTTTGAATTTAATTATATGGAAGTCAAAGATGGAGATACATTAGACTTGGGAAATAAAACTCTTAGGTTTATATCAGCACCTTTTCTTCATTGGCCAGACACTATGTATACCTATTTAGAAGAAGATAAAATATTATTTACTTGTGACTCATTTGGTTGTCATTATTGTGATGAAAAGATGTTTGATGATGAAGTAGGAAACTTTGATGATGCATTTAAATATTATTTTGATGTAATATTAAAACCATTTAGTAGCTTTATGCTTAAGGCTATAGATAAAATAGAAGATTTAGATATAGATATTTTAGCTCCAGGACATGGACCTATATTAAGAAGTAATTGGAAGAAGTATGTAAATTGGTCAAAAGAATTATCTGAACCTATAGAAAAAGAAGAAAAGAAAATATTTATACCTTATGTTTCAGCATATGGTAATACAAAAAAAATGGCAGAAAAAATCAAAGAAGGTATAGAATCAGTAGAAAATATAACTGTAAATTTAGAAGATATAGAACATATGGATCAGTTTGAATTAGAAGAAAAAATTGAACATTCAAATGCAATTATAATAGGATCTCCAACTATAAATCAAAATACATTACTTCCTATATATAAATTGTTTGCAGTAATGAACCCTATAACAAATAGAGGTAAATTAGCAGCTGTATTTGGATCCTATGGATGGGGTGGAGAAGCTATAAGAATAATTGAAGATAATATTAAAAACCACAAATTAAAACTTGCTATGGATTCCCTTAAAACAACATTTGTTCCTTATGAAGAAACTTATGATAAATGTTTTGAATTTGGAAAAGAATTTGCGGAAAAAGTATTAGGAAAAGTAAAGAGTTCTAACTAG
- the dnaB gene encoding replicative DNA helicase produces the protein MEENLKKLGNIPPHSIEAEQSVLGAMILDKDAIIAALEIIRSEDFYKEANGEIFESILELYNRNEPVDLITLSEELKKRDTLEAVGGVGYLTDLSDGVSTTSNIKSYCEIVEEKSLLRRLIKASNEIISEGYKDDKEIENIIELAEKRIFEITQKQRHEGFTTMKTALMETLSRIEEMSKLGGGITGIPTGFSDLDNKTSGLQKSNLILVAARPSMGKTAFSVNIAQNSALKGNTVAIFSLEMSKGQLVQRMLSSEAHIEIQKILSGDLLEEEWIRLSKSMGPLSQAKIFIDDTPAISLAEMKAKCRKLKMEHDLDLVMIDYLQLMSGDGRTENRQQEISKLSRGLKEMARELDVAVMALSQLSRAPELRSDHRPIMSDLRESGAIEQDADVVMMLYRDEYYHPDTEKKNIGEVIITKQRNGPTGTVELVWMGQFTKFLNMERYRE, from the coding sequence ATGGAAGAAAACTTAAAGAAACTAGGAAATATTCCTCCACATAGTATAGAGGCAGAACAGTCAGTACTTGGAGCTATGATATTAGATAAAGATGCAATAATAGCAGCTTTAGAAATTATAAGGTCAGAAGATTTTTATAAAGAAGCTAATGGAGAAATATTTGAATCAATATTAGAATTATATAATAGAAATGAACCAGTAGACCTCATAACTTTATCTGAAGAATTAAAGAAAAGAGATACATTAGAAGCAGTAGGGGGAGTAGGATATCTTACAGACCTTTCAGATGGTGTATCTACAACTTCTAATATAAAATCTTACTGTGAAATAGTAGAGGAAAAATCATTATTAAGAAGACTTATAAAAGCATCAAATGAAATAATAAGTGAAGGATATAAAGATGATAAAGAAATAGAAAATATTATAGAACTAGCTGAAAAAAGAATCTTTGAAATAACTCAAAAACAACGACATGAAGGCTTTACTACAATGAAAACTGCACTTATGGAAACCCTTTCTCGCATTGAAGAAATGAGCAAATTAGGAGGAGGTATTACAGGTATACCTACTGGTTTTTCTGATTTAGACAATAAAACTTCTGGTCTTCAAAAATCTAACTTAATACTTGTAGCAGCAAGACCTTCAATGGGGAAAACTGCTTTTTCAGTAAATATAGCACAAAATAGTGCTTTGAAAGGAAATACTGTAGCTATATTTAGTTTGGAGATGTCAAAGGGCCAATTAGTACAACGTATGCTTAGTTCTGAAGCACATATTGAAATACAAAAGATATTATCTGGAGATTTATTAGAAGAAGAATGGATTAGGCTTAGTAAGTCAATGGGACCATTATCTCAGGCTAAAATATTTATTGATGATACACCTGCAATTTCTCTTGCAGAAATGAAAGCTAAATGTAGAAAACTAAAAATGGAACATGACTTAGATTTAGTAATGATTGATTATTTACAATTAATGTCTGGAGATGGAAGAACTGAAAATAGACAACAAGAGATATCAAAGTTATCTAGGGGGTTAAAAGAAATGGCAAGAGAATTGGATGTAGCTGTAATGGCTCTATCTCAATTATCTCGTGCTCCTGAACTCAGATCAGACCATAGACCTATAATGAGTGACTTAAGAGAATCAGGTGCTATAGAGCAAGATGCTGATGTAGTTATGATGCTTTATCGTGATGAATATTATCATCCAGATACTGAAAAGAAGAATATAGGTGAAGTAATAATTACAAAACAACGTAATGGACCTACAGGAACAGTTGAGTTAGTATGGATGGGACAATTTACAAAATTCCTAAACATGGAAAGGTACAGAGAATAA
- the rplI gene encoding 50S ribosomal protein L9 has protein sequence MKVILLDNVKGLGKKGDLVNAKDGHARNYLLPKKLAKEATDGNVKQLKEQKKAKNLKKQEEKENALQLKEKLSEIIVKIKSKAGEEGKLFGSVTTKDIATALRKQENIKIDKRKIVLDNNIKTLGTTIVKVKVYPEVTADLKVQVVEQ, from the coding sequence ATGAAAGTAATTTTATTAGACAATGTAAAAGGATTAGGTAAAAAAGGAGATTTAGTAAATGCAAAAGATGGCCATGCAAGAAACTATCTCCTACCAAAGAAACTTGCTAAAGAAGCAACAGATGGAAATGTAAAACAATTAAAAGAACAAAAGAAAGCAAAGAATTTAAAAAAACAAGAAGAAAAAGAAAATGCTTTACAACTTAAAGAAAAGCTTTCAGAGATAATAGTTAAAATAAAAAGTAAAGCAGGAGAAGAAGGTAAATTATTTGGTTCTGTTACAACTAAAGATATAGCAACTGCTTTAAGGAAACAGGAAAACATTAAAATAGATAAAAGAAAAATAGTATTAGATAATAATATAAAAACACTTGGTACTACTATTGTAAAGGTAAAAGTATATCCAGAGGTTACGGCAGACCTTAAAGTACAAGTAGTTGAGCAATAA
- a CDS encoding DHH family phosphoesterase: protein MAREKGFRFLNFDNKIYLFIIGIFVLILFFYEPIIAGVGVLLLAYLIFNHWKNVHIRKVEWTKYIEGLMDEFDSATKHAILNLPLPFMMIELDGKISWYNPRFSEMVEERDILEENIEDIVPSFNIKDITSDKKNKSIDVVFKDRNYKILYNIVKVNKKNSDKEYLIMLYWLDNTTLTILKQKYNDEKMNICLVEVDNYDEVMKDTDETKRPIVLAEIDKKLNTFTSRINGFIRKYETDKYIIVFENQHLSNLENKKFTILDDIRNIDKGNKTAVTLSMGIGVNGKNPAESYEFARGAIDIALGRGGDQAVVKKIEKLSFYGGKSKAVEKRTKVKARVIAHALRQLIDQTDKVFIMGHQNPDMDSLGAAIGVLSAVNYRNKEGYIVLSEVNPSIKNLYNKLSEEHPEYMDYIISSEEAIDMAEDDSLCVVVDIHRPSSTEAPDLLEIVDKVVLIDHHRRGAEFIENPLLVYLEPYASSTCELITEILHYLMNEKMEIEKFEAEALLSGISVDTKSFTFKTGVRTFEAASMLRRAGADTTSVRLLFQDDLETFTTKAKVVEKAKVVGNGRVAISYMDVDADNSILIAAQSADDLLNINGISASFVLVPSADRIHISGRSLGDISVQLILEKLGGGGHLTVAGAQLDNVDIEQAKSKLEEAIDEFLKEGED, encoded by the coding sequence ATGGCTAGAGAAAAAGGTTTTAGATTTTTAAATTTTGATAACAAGATATACTTATTTATAATAGGTATATTTGTATTAATACTATTTTTTTATGAACCAATAATAGCAGGTGTAGGGGTTTTACTTTTAGCTTACTTAATATTCAATCATTGGAAAAATGTTCATATAAGAAAAGTTGAATGGACAAAATATATAGAGGGACTAATGGATGAATTTGATTCGGCAACAAAGCATGCTATACTTAACTTACCTTTACCTTTTATGATGATAGAATTAGATGGAAAGATTAGTTGGTATAATCCACGTTTTAGTGAAATGGTTGAAGAAAGAGATATATTAGAGGAAAATATAGAAGATATTGTACCTTCTTTTAACATTAAAGATATAACAAGTGATAAAAAAAATAAAAGTATAGATGTAGTATTTAAAGATAGAAATTATAAAATATTATATAATATAGTAAAGGTAAACAAGAAAAATTCAGATAAAGAATATTTGATTATGCTTTATTGGTTAGATAATACTACGCTTACTATATTAAAGCAAAAATATAATGATGAAAAAATGAATATATGTTTAGTAGAAGTTGATAATTATGATGAGGTAATGAAAGATACCGATGAGACAAAAAGACCTATAGTACTTGCAGAGATAGATAAGAAATTAAATACATTTACTTCTAGAATAAACGGATTTATAAGAAAATATGAAACAGATAAATATATAATTGTATTTGAAAATCAACATTTATCTAATTTAGAAAATAAAAAATTTACAATATTAGATGATATAAGAAATATAGATAAAGGAAATAAAACTGCAGTTACACTCAGTATGGGAATAGGTGTAAATGGAAAAAATCCTGCAGAGAGTTATGAATTTGCAAGAGGTGCAATAGATATAGCTCTTGGTAGAGGTGGAGATCAAGCTGTAGTTAAAAAAATAGAAAAGTTAAGTTTTTATGGTGGAAAGAGTAAGGCAGTTGAAAAAAGAACTAAAGTTAAAGCAAGAGTCATTGCACATGCTTTACGTCAATTAATTGATCAGACAGATAAAGTATTCATAATGGGACATCAAAACCCTGATATGGATAGTTTAGGAGCAGCAATAGGTGTTTTAAGTGCTGTCAATTATAGGAACAAAGAAGGATATATTGTACTTTCTGAAGTAAATCCTTCTATAAAAAATTTATATAATAAATTAAGTGAAGAGCATCCTGAGTATATGGATTATATTATATCTTCTGAGGAAGCTATAGATATGGCAGAAGATGATTCTTTATGTGTAGTAGTTGATATTCATAGGCCTAGTTCCACTGAAGCACCAGATTTATTGGAAATAGTAGATAAGGTAGTACTTATAGATCATCACAGAAGAGGAGCAGAGTTTATAGAAAATCCATTGCTAGTTTATTTAGAACCATATGCATCTTCAACTTGTGAGTTAATTACTGAGATATTACACTATTTAATGAATGAAAAGATGGAAATAGAAAAATTTGAAGCAGAAGCTTTATTATCGGGTATAAGTGTTGATACTAAGAGCTTTACATTTAAAACAGGAGTTAGAACATTTGAAGCTGCGTCTATGCTTAGACGTGCTGGAGCTGATACTACTTCAGTTAGATTATTATTTCAGGATGATTTAGAAACATTTACTACTAAAGCTAAAGTTGTAGAAAAAGCTAAAGTTGTAGGAAATGGGAGAGTAGCGATTTCATATATGGATGTAGATGCAGATAATTCAATACTTATTGCAGCACAATCAGCTGATGATCTACTTAATATAAATGGTATTTCAGCTTCATTTGTACTTGTACCATCAGCTGATAGAATTCATATATCTGGAAGATCATTAGGTGATATAAGTGTACAATTAATACTTGAAAAATTAGGAGGCGGAGGTCACTTGACAGTGGCAGGAGCTCAGTTAGATAATGTAGATATAGAACAAGCAAAATCTAAGCTTGAAGAAGCAATAGATGAATTTCTTAAGGAAGGTGAGGATTAA
- a CDS encoding YybS family protein: MNLNEKTRIITESAVIVSLMTIFVFLGLYLTPIILLLYPVPFIILGIRHNVKSSMLTVFASFILVSILIDPLTALFVTIIFGPLAVAITYMINSKYSSYKIIVIGTVVSFISIVISLIITGYITGVNFYDLLKEQVDFILSTQESVLKEMEISSYRIEEFIDRSTLLLDNTILIFPAMLVIASLFTNYINYFISIATLKRLRYKDIKVPLFSKFRLPSNIGSGIAVIAILSFIISYYKLFYYDTIILNISILVMFLFFLQGLAVIVYLLNKTNINSILRGVIIAFLILSSPLMLIISLVGLVDIIIDFRKLKEDK; this comes from the coding sequence TTGAATTTAAATGAAAAGACACGTATTATAACTGAATCTGCAGTTATTGTGTCACTTATGACTATATTTGTGTTTCTAGGGTTATATTTAACTCCAATAATATTATTACTATATCCAGTTCCATTTATTATATTAGGAATAAGGCATAATGTTAAATCTAGTATGCTTACAGTATTTGCTTCTTTTATATTAGTTTCAATATTGATAGATCCTCTTACTGCTTTATTTGTAACTATAATTTTCGGACCATTAGCAGTAGCTATTACTTATATGATTAATAGTAAATATAGTTCATATAAAATTATAGTAATTGGTACAGTTGTATCATTTATATCAATAGTAATATCATTAATTATAACAGGATATATTACAGGAGTTAATTTTTATGATTTATTAAAAGAACAGGTGGATTTTATATTGTCTACACAAGAAAGTGTACTTAAAGAGATGGAAATATCTTCTTACAGAATAGAAGAATTCATAGATAGATCTACACTTTTATTAGATAATACTATACTTATATTTCCTGCTATGTTGGTAATAGCTTCTCTCTTTACTAACTATATCAATTATTTTATATCTATTGCTACATTGAAAAGACTTAGATATAAAGATATAAAAGTGCCTTTGTTTTCTAAATTTAGATTACCAAGTAATATAGGAAGTGGAATAGCAGTTATTGCTATATTATCGTTTATTATAAGCTACTATAAATTGTTTTATTATGATACAATAATTTTAAATATATCTATATTAGTTATGTTTTTATTTTTCTTACAAGGATTAGCTGTCATAGTATATTTACTTAATAAAACTAACATTAATAGTATATTAAGAGGAGTTATAATTGCATTTTTAATATTATCAAGTCCACTTATGTTAATAATATCATTGGTAGGTTTAGTAGATATAATAATTGATTTTAGAAAATTAAAAGAGGACAAATAG
- a CDS encoding MazG-like family protein, with protein sequence MGFKNDNIDITKNIRVIEWLKIEILNSVSLLFNLLYKGVKEGQEALLDCLANIILVTYLLGKRLGLSFEEIDNKVEKKVKLGIAENHKIENWYGDLNRFLDYFKKTRK encoded by the coding sequence TTGGGGTTCAAAAACGATAACATTGATATAACTAAAAATATAAGAGTTATAGAGTGGTTAAAAATAGAAATATTGAATTCAGTCTCTTTATTATTCAATCTTTTATATAAAGGGGTAAAAGAAGGTCAAGAGGCTTTACTTGATTGTTTAGCAAATATTATATTAGTCACTTATTTATTAGGAAAAAGACTTGGTTTATCTTTTGAAGAAATTGACAATAAAGTTGAAAAGAAAGTAAAACTTGGTATTGCAGAGAATCATAAGATAGAAAATTGGTATGGAGATCTAAATAGATTTTTAGATTATTTTAAAAAGACTAGGAAATAA
- the rpsR gene encoding 30S ribosomal protein S18, with translation MKMARRNFGRRRKVCNFCVDNVDHIDYKDLNKLKKYVTERGKILPRRITGTCATHQRGVTRAIKRARTVALLPYTAE, from the coding sequence ATGAAAATGGCAAGAAGAAATTTTGGTAGAAGAAGAAAAGTATGTAATTTTTGTGTAGATAATGTTGATCATATAGATTATAAAGATTTAAATAAATTAAAAAAATATGTTACTGAAAGAGGTAAAATTCTTCCAAGAAGAATTACAGGTACTTGTGCTACTCATCAAAGAGGAGTTACAAGAGCTATAAAAAGAGCTAGAACAGTAGCATTATTACCATATACAGCAGAGTAA
- a CDS encoding single-stranded DNA-binding protein yields MNKVILIGRLTADPELRFLAGNGTAVSTFTLAVDKNLSRDKRQEFEQQGKPTADFLRTVVWGRQAENCANYLSKGRLVAVEGRIETRSYENAQGQRVYMTEVIAERVQFLEWGDNNNSSNKGYNNSSNNDSMDFSGADGFQPVDDEDIPF; encoded by the coding sequence GTGAATAAAGTGATTTTAATTGGAAGATTAACGGCGGACCCAGAATTAAGATTCTTAGCTGGAAATGGAACAGCTGTTTCTACATTTACACTGGCAGTAGATAAGAATCTATCTCGAGATAAAAGACAAGAATTTGAACAGCAAGGAAAGCCTACAGCAGATTTCTTGAGGACCGTAGTTTGGGGAAGACAAGCAGAAAATTGCGCAAATTATCTTTCTAAAGGTAGACTTGTAGCAGTTGAAGGTAGAATAGAAACAAGAAGCTATGAAAATGCACAAGGGCAAAGAGTATATATGACTGAAGTTATAGCTGAAAGAGTTCAATTTCTAGAGTGGGGAGATAATAATAATTCTTCAAACAAGGGCTATAATAATAGTTCTAACAATGACTCTATGGACTTCTCTGGAGCTGATGGATTCCAACCTGTAGACGATGAAGATATTCCATTCTAA
- the rpsF gene encoding 30S ribosomal protein S6, whose protein sequence is MRNYEGVFIFETSLEEEKRNGIFDKFKNIIEAKGEITNIDEWGVRKLAYEINDLTEGYYIVMTFNAETEVVKEMERVAKITEGIMRLMVVRDEQ, encoded by the coding sequence ATGAGAAATTATGAAGGAGTATTTATATTTGAAACTTCTTTAGAAGAAGAAAAAAGAAATGGTATTTTTGATAAATTTAAAAATATTATAGAAGCAAAAGGTGAGATCACAAACATTGATGAATGGGGAGTTAGAAAACTTGCTTATGAAATCAATGATTTAACAGAAGGATACTATATAGTGATGACATTTAATGCTGAGACTGAAGTTGTTAAAGAAATGGAAAGAGTTGCAAAGATTACAGAAGGCATAATGAGACTTATGGTAGTAAGAGACGAACAGTAA
- a CDS encoding PLP-dependent aminotransferase family protein has product MKLNYSKRMDGIKASEIRELLKLTQQPEIISFAGGLPAPELFPVEEIKEMSMKVLEDMGTKALQYGPTEGYDPLREKIAKRMKKYGVETDMKNILITSGSQQGLDFTGKIFLDKGDVVLCESPSYLGALNAFKAYEPKFIEIPTDDDGMNMEVLEKVLKTTDNVKVLYLIPDFQNPSGRTWSVERRKKVIELANKYNLPIVEDNPYGELRFEGNMPPSIKSFDTEGRVIFLGTFSKTLCPGFRLGWTCADYEVLNKYILIKQGSDLQASTFSQMILDRFLTEYDLDEHIEKIKSVYSKRRDLMIKTMREEFPEDIEFTVPEGGLFTWVTLPESINARDLATKCIEKKVAFVPGGSFYPNGGNENTLRINYSNMDEERIVIGVKRLAESIKEMI; this is encoded by the coding sequence ATGAAATTAAATTATTCAAAGAGAATGGATGGAATAAAAGCATCAGAAATTAGAGAGTTGCTGAAGTTAACTCAACAACCTGAGATAATATCATTTGCTGGAGGCTTACCTGCTCCTGAATTATTTCCAGTAGAAGAAATAAAAGAAATGAGTATGAAAGTATTAGAGGATATGGGAACAAAAGCTCTCCAATATGGACCTACTGAGGGATATGATCCTTTAAGAGAAAAAATAGCTAAAAGAATGAAAAAATATGGTGTAGAAACAGATATGAAAAACATATTAATTACTAGTGGTTCTCAACAAGGTCTTGATTTTACAGGAAAGATATTTTTAGATAAAGGTGATGTAGTATTATGTGAAAGCCCTAGTTATCTTGGAGCTTTAAATGCATTTAAAGCTTATGAACCTAAATTCATTGAAATTCCAACGGATGATGATGGAATGAATATGGAAGTACTAGAAAAGGTATTAAAAACTACAGATAATGTTAAAGTACTTTATCTAATACCAGATTTCCAAAATCCATCTGGGAGAACTTGGTCTGTAGAGAGAAGAAAAAAAGTAATAGAACTTGCTAATAAATATAATTTACCAATAGTTGAAGATAATCCTTATGGAGAATTAAGATTTGAAGGAAATATGCCTCCATCTATAAAATCTTTTGATACAGAGGGAAGAGTAATATTTTTAGGAACTTTCTCTAAAACATTATGTCCAGGATTTAGATTAGGTTGGACTTGTGCAGATTATGAAGTATTAAATAAATATATACTTATAAAGCAAGGTTCAGATTTACAAGCTAGTACTTTTTCACAAATGATTTTAGACAGATTTTTAACAGAATATGACTTAGATGAACATATTGAAAAGATAAAATCAGTATATAGCAAAAGACGTGATTTAATGATTAAAACTATGAGGGAAGAATTTCCAGAGGATATAGAATTCACTGTGCCTGAAGGTGGATTATTTACTTGGGTAACATTACCTGAAAGTATAAATGCACGTGACCTAGCTACTAAATGTATAGAAAAGAAAGTAGCATTTGTTCCAGGAGGATCATTCTATCCTAATGGTGGAAACGAAAACACACTTAGGATAAATTATTCAAATATGGATGAAGAGAGAATAGTAATTGGAGTTAAGAGACTCGCAGAATCTATAAAAGAGATGATTTAA
- a CDS encoding DUF951 domain-containing protein: MNTIGLKSGDIIRLKKVHPCGEDKWEVLRSGVDFKLRCIGCDRTVWIPRRKLDKRIKSIVSD; this comes from the coding sequence ATGAATACTATAGGACTTAAATCTGGGGATATAATAAGATTAAAAAAAGTTCATCCATGTGGAGAAGATAAGTGGGAAGTTTTGCGATCAGGAGTAGATTTTAAGTTAAGGTGTATTGGTTGTGATAGAACAGTTTGGATACCAAGAAGAAAATTAGATAAGAGAATAAAATCTATTGTAAGTGATTAG
- a CDS encoding mechanosensitive ion channel domain-containing protein, protein MNFNLKDINLDTSLLVTILSTVLQVILILFIAGIFIAIAKKLIDRFFDSRKNSKFNKMDVAKADTLSSTAKSVSKYVIYFIAGISILEAFGVDTKGIIAAAGIGAIAIGFAAQNLVEDIITGFFILFEDQFSVGDYIAVDGVDGTVEELGLRITKIRGFDGSLNIIPNRKIEIVTNKIRGKMRALVDVGIAYEEDIDKAMEVIKRVAEEYNEENEDILEGPTVLGVSNLGSSDVVISVVAKTKPMSQWEVERELRRRIKNTFDKEGIEIPYQKRVVYNKKEE, encoded by the coding sequence GTGAATTTTAATTTAAAAGATATTAATCTTGATACTTCCTTACTTGTAACAATACTTTCAACTGTTTTACAAGTAATACTTATTTTATTTATAGCTGGAATATTTATTGCTATAGCTAAAAAATTAATTGATAGATTTTTTGATAGTAGAAAAAATTCGAAATTTAATAAAATGGATGTTGCAAAAGCAGATACATTATCTTCGACTGCAAAAAGTGTATCTAAGTATGTTATTTATTTTATTGCAGGAATATCAATACTTGAAGCATTTGGAGTAGATACTAAGGGAATTATAGCTGCAGCTGGTATAGGTGCTATAGCTATAGGTTTTGCAGCTCAAAATTTAGTTGAAGATATTATAACAGGTTTTTTCATATTATTTGAAGATCAATTTTCAGTAGGTGATTATATAGCTGTAGATGGAGTTGATGGAACAGTAGAAGAACTTGGTTTAAGAATAACTAAAATACGCGGTTTTGATGGTTCTTTAAATATAATTCCAAATAGAAAAATAGAAATAGTTACTAATAAGATTAGGGGGAAAATGCGTGCATTAGTTGATGTAGGTATAGCCTATGAAGAAGATATAGATAAAGCTATGGAAGTCATTAAGAGAGTTGCAGAAGAATATAATGAAGAGAATGAAGATATATTAGAGGGGCCTACTGTATTAGGTGTATCTAATTTAGGAAGTTCTGATGTTGTAATATCAGTAGTAGCAAAAACAAAACCTATGAGTCAGTGGGAAGTAGAGAGAGAATTAAGAAGAAGAATAAAAAATACTTTTGATAAAGAAGGTATAGAGATACCTTATCAAAAAAGAGTTGTATATAACAAAAAAGAAGAATAA
- a CDS encoding DUF3343 domain-containing protein encodes MLNNEMYVIAFDSTHHAIKSEKEIKSQEINIKTIPTPREISVSCGLSIKFDYNDLNWINNIIRENNLSTSGIYKIYRKEGKRVAEKLI; translated from the coding sequence TTGTTAAATAATGAAATGTATGTTATAGCATTTGATTCTACACATCATGCTATAAAGTCAGAAAAAGAAATAAAAAGTCAAGAAATTAATATCAAAACTATTCCTACACCTAGAGAAATTTCTGTAAGTTGTGGTTTATCTATAAAATTTGATTATAATGATTTAAATTGGATAAATAATATAATACGTGAAAATAATCTTTCTACTTCAGGAATATATAAAATTTATAGAAAAGAAGGAAAGAGAGTAGCAGAAAAATTAATTTAG